AGTGCAACATGAGCACACTCGACAGCCAGCGGGAGAAGGCCATGAGCGCACGCATCATCACCATCGCGCAGCAGAAGGGCGGGGCCGGCAAGACCACGCTCGCCGCCCATCTGGCGGTGGCCTGGGCGAAGGCCGGGCGCAGCGTGGCGCTGCTCGATATCGACCCGCAGGCCAGCATCACCGCCTGGGCGGATATCCGCCGTGCGCTGCCCGATGCGCCGGAGCAGCCGGATATCCGCGCGCTGACCGGCTGGCGCGTCGCCGGCGAGGTGGACAAGCTGAAGAAGCAGTTCGACGTGCTGGTGATCGACAGCCCGCCGCACGCCGAGACAGAGGCACGCGTCGCGGTGCGAGTCGCCGACCTGGTGGTGGTGCCGGTACAGCCCAGCCCGATGGATCTGTGGGCGACGCAGGCCACGCTCGACCTCGCCAGGCAGGAAAAGACCGATGTGCTGCTGGTGCTGAACCGGGTGCCGCCGCGCGCCAACCTGGCCGATGTCATGGAACAGGCGGCGGCGAAGCTGGGCGTGAAGCTGGCAAAGACGCGGCTGGGCAACCGGGTGGCGCTGGCGGCGGCCCTGCTGGACGGCAAGGGCATTGCGGAGACGGCACCGTCCAGCGTTGCCGGTCGGGAAATCGCCGCGCTGGCCAAGGAAATCTACAAGGCCGCCAAGAACTAGGGTCTTCAGGCGGGGGCTACATGAACAGCCGCTCGCCCTCCATCCCCTTGTACATATCGGCCACGAAATCGGCATAGCCGTTATAGAGCAGGGTCGGCACGCGGGTGTCCGGGCCCAGCAGCCGCTCGGTGGCCTGGCTCCAGCGCGGATGCGGCACTTCCGGGTTCACATTCGCCCAGAAGCCATATTCGCGGCCCTGGATTTCCTCCCAGAAACCCTTGGGACGCTCATCCGTGAAGGTGAAGCGGACGATGGATTTCAGCTGCTTGAAGCCGTATTTCCACGGTGTGATCAGGCGGATCGGCGCGCCATTCTGCGCCGGAATCGGCTGGCCATAGATGCCGGTCGCCATCAGCGTCAGCTCGTTGGTGGCCTCGGCCATGGTCAGCCCCTCGACATAGGGCCAGGGGTACCAGCTCTGCTTCTGGCCGGGCGCGATGGACGGGTCCTTGAAGGTCTCCATCCGCACATATTTCGCACCCGACAGCGGCCTGGCGATCTCCACCAGCCGACGCATCGGAAAGCCGGTCCAGGGCACGGTCATCGCCCAGGCCTCGACGCAGCGGAAGCGATAGACGCGTTCCTCCAGCTTCACCATCGCCAGCAGATCGTCGATGGCGATCTGCTGTTCCTTTTCCACCATGCCGTCCAGCGTCACGGTCCAGGGGCGGATCGGCAGGCTCTGCGCCGCGCGCCAGATATTCTTGTGCGAGCCGAACTCGTAATAATTGTTGTAGGTGGTGGCCAGCTCCTCCGCCGTCATCTCGCGGTCCACGCGGTAGCGCAGATTGCGCATGGCAGGATAGAGCGAGGCGGACGGGTCCTTCATCGGCGCAGCCTCGCTGCCGCAGGCGGTCAGCCCCGGCATGGCGGCGAGGATGGAGCCGGCGGCGAGACCCTTCATCAGCCGGCGGCGGTCGCGGAACAGGGCTTCCGGCGTTGCCGCCGATTCCGGCAGCTCCCAGCCCTTCTTGCGTTTGATCAGCATGGTTCCGTCTCCTGCTTTCGCGGCACTGTCGGAAACCAAGATAGCCCGTGCTGCCGGGAGGGCAAATCACCAGACGGTGAGCGCTGCGTGACCTGCGAAGCCCACGGAAGGCCCCCGAAAGGCTCACGAAAGGTTCAGGCCGCCATCCGGTCAGCTTCCGGCAGCCGCGCGCAGGCCAGCGCAGAGATGACGCCGAGGACGCCCAGCAGCAGGATCGCCTTGTCCACGCCCAGCGCCAGCACTGAGGCGCCGACCGCCCCGGCGATCACCGTCAGCGCGCCGGTCGCCGTATTGCTGAAGGCGGCATAGAGGCCCTTCTGGTCGGCGGGCGCGCCATCCACCAGATAGGTCTTGCGGCCCAGCCGCACCCCGGCCTCGGCGATACCGATGATGACGAACACCAGCGCATAGGCCGCCGGCGTCTGATAGGCATCGCCCAGATGCGGCAAGGCCAGCGCCAGAAAGGCAGCCAGCGTGGCCACCAGGCCGCTCAGGGCCATGACCAGGCGGCTCGACCGGTCGGCGAACAGGCCCCAGAACGGGCTGGAGATGATGGCGGCAATACCGACCGCGATGACGAACAGGCCAAGCCCGCCCAGCCCCTCGCCGACGGTGCGCTGGGCGTGCAGCGCATAGACCGGCATCGCCAGCTCGACTGACAGCAGCAGGTTGCGGGCCAGCAGGAATTTGCGGAAACCGGGCTTGTCGCGCATCAGATGCAACCCCTCGCGGAAGGAATCGAGCGGCGTTTGCCCGCCTTCCTTCGCCCCTTCCTCTTCCGCGATGGCGGCGAAGCACAGCGCGCCCAGCGCCCACAGGATCGCCGCCGCGCCGATCAGCATCAGATAGGGGAACAGGCTCTCAGCCTCGCCCTCCAGCCCCCAGCGCAGGCCGATGCCGGCAGCCAGCGTCAGCGCCCCGCCAATGGCGGCGCGGTTGGCCAGCATGCGGCCCCGGCGGCCCTTCGGCACGGTCTTGCCGGTCACGTCCTGAAAGGCGACGGAGCCGACACCGCTGGCGGCGGAGAACAGCGCCAGCAAGGCGACGATGGTGATACCGGCGGCCATCGGTGGCAGCAGGAGGGCGGCGGGGATCATCAGCAGCAGGCAGAATGCCTGCGTGATGCCGGCAGTGACCCAGGCCCATTTTCGGCGGGCCAGTCGGCGGATGGCACCGGCGGCGGCCAGTTGCGGCAGCAGAGAGCCGGCCTGCTTTACCGGCTGCAGCAGCCCGACCAGGAAGGCCGGCGCGCCCAGCGCACCAATCACCCAGGGCAGCACGAGACCGGGGCTGGCGAGCTGTTCGGCCAGTTTGGTACAGGCGCCGTTCGCGACATTCAGCAGGTAATTGCGCGGCAGCGCCGTGCAGGCGCTGTCGGGAATCGCGGCGCAGCTGCGGTCCGCCGCATCGTCGCCACTCAGAAATTCATAGGCGCGGTCGAGTGTGCTGGGTGAGCCGGCCGGGCCGGCAACTGCCTCGCTCATCGGAATGCCGTGTTCCTAGTTCTTCCCCCTGACGACGAACTCGGGATTGAGGAAGCCAGGCTTGCCATAGGCCAGCGGCGCGCCGTCCATGGTCTCCACATGCCCCCCGGCAGCCAGCACGATGGCGTGGCCAGCCGCCGTATCCCATTCCGATGTCGGCCCGGTGCGGGGGTACAGATCGGCCTCGCCCTCGGCCACCAGGCAGAATTTCAGCGAACTGCCGGCAACCTTCTGGTCCTTCATCGGAACGGTAGCAAGATAGGTTTCCAGCGCCGGATTTCTATGGGACCGGCTGGCGGCGACCGTAAGCCCATCTTGGGGAGCCTTGCGCGCCGTGATCGCATGGCTGCCCGCCTCCGTCTCCAGCCCGGCGCCAAGACCGATGGCACCCCAGTAGAGCCTGCCGGTGACCGGCACCAGGATCACGCCCAGCACCGGCACGCCCTTGTCGATCAGGCCGATATTGACGGTGAACTCGCCATTGCGGTTCACGAACTCCTTGGTGCCGTCCAGCGGATCGACCAGCCAGAAGCGCCCGCCGGAGACATCCGGCCGCGCGCCATCAGCGTGCGATTCCTCGGAGACGATGGGGATGTCCGGGGCGATCTCGCGCAGGCAGGCGACGATCAGGTCGTCGGCTGCGCGGTCGGCGGCAGTGACGGGGGAGCCGTCCGCCTTGCCCTCGACGCTGAATCCGTCGCGGTAGAAGCCGAGGATGACCTCCCCGGCTTCCCGTGCGATCTGCTTCACCGGCCCCAGCAGGGCGGCGAGGTCCGGCGCGCTCACGCCGCGGCCTTGGCGCTACCGGACTGGATTTTCTGCCAGATCACCGGCGCGGTGGCCGGCATGTCGATGTGATCGACGCCATACTCCTGCAGCGCGTCCACAAGGGCGTTGATGACCGCCGGCGGCGCGCCGATGGCGCCCGCCTCGCCGCAGCCCTTGATGCCCAGCGCGTTGGTGGTGCAGGGCACGTTGTGCATGTCGAAATCGACGAAGGGAATCTGGTCGGCGCGCGGCATGCAGTAATCCATGAAGGAGCCGGTGACCAGCTGCCCGGTATCGCCGTCATAGATGGTGTGTTCGTACAGCGCCTGGCCGATGCCCTGCGCCACGCCGCCATGCACCTGGCCGGCCAGCAGCAGCGGGTTGATGATCTTCCCGAAATCGTCAACCACCGTGTATTTCACGAACTCAACCGTTCCGGTGTCGGCATCGATGTCCAGTTCGCAGATATGGGTGCCGTTGGGGAAGGTGGCTGCCGGCGGCTTCCAGGCATTCTCGACCTTCAGGCCCGGCTCCATGCCTTCGGGCAGCTTCGCCGGGTCGCTGGCGGCGGTGGCGACCTCGGCCAGCGTCATGCGGCGGTCGGTGCCGGCGATGGTGAAGACCGCATCCTCGAACTCGATGTCCGCCTCGGCGGCTTCCAGCAGATGGGCCGCCAGCTTCTGTGCCTTTTCCTTCAGCTTCAGCGAGGCGCCGTCCAGCGCCGCACCGCCGACCGGCACGGAGCGCGAGCCGCCGGTACCGCGCCCTGTGGCGATCTCCGCCGTGTCGCCCTGCTTCACCGTGATCCGGTCCAGCGGCAGGCCGAGATGTTCGGAGACGATCTGCGCATAGGCGGTTTCGTGGCCCTGGCCGTTCGACTGGGTGCCGATCAGCACGGTCGCGCCGCCATCCTCGTTCACGCTGACGGTCGCGGTCTCGTCGGAGCCGCCGCCGCATGCCTCGACATAGGTGGACATGCCGATGCCGCGCAGCTTGCCGCGCTTGCGCGCCTCGGCCTTGCGGGACGCTATGCCGTCCCAGCCGGCCTTCTGCATCGCCAGCTCCATATGGGCGGTGAATTCGCCGCTGTCATAGACGTCGCCCAGGGCTGTGCTGTAGGGCATCGCCTCCGGCGGGATGAAGTTGCGCCGGCGGATTTCGTCGGGGCTGAGGCCCATTTCGCGTGCCGCCTTGTCCACCAGCCGCTCGACCAGATAGGCCGCTTCCGGCCGGCCGGCGCCGCGATAGGCATCCACTGGCACGGTGTTGGTGAACACGCCCTGCACATGCACATGCACGGCAGGCGTCTTGTAGAGCCCCTGATACATGTTGGAGCCGGCCATGGTCGGCACATAGGTCGAGAAGTTCGACAGGTAGGCGCCCAGATTGGCAGTAATGTTCACCTGCAGCGCCAGGAAATTGCCGTCCTTGTCCATCGCCAGGGCGGCCTCCGTCACATGGTCGCGGCCCTGGGTGTCGCTGACGAACCCGTCGGAGCGCGAGGCGACCCAGCGCACCGGGCGGCCGATCTTCTTCGCCGCATACATGGTCAGCGCATGTTCGCGGTAGAGGAACAGCTTCATGCCGAAGCCGCCGCCGACATCCGGCGTGACGACGCGGATATTCTCCGGCGCCACCTTGAAGATGTTCTCCGCCAGCAGGCCGCGCAGCGTGTGCGAGCCCTGGGAGGTGGTGTACAGCTCGTAGCTGTCCTTCGCCGCATCATAGGTGCCGATGGCGTTGCGCGGCTCCATGGAGTTCACCACCAGCCGGTTGTTCACCAGCCGGATGCGGGTGATGTGATGGGCCTTGGCGGCGTTCGCCTCGGCGGCCTTGCCGTCGCCCATCTCCCAGTCGAAGCAGAGGTTATTCTTCGCCTGCGGCCAGACCAGCGGCGAATCCGGCGCGGTGGCGCGGCCGGTGTCGGCGATGGCCGGCAGCTCGTCATACTCGACCTCGATCAGCTCGCTTGCGTCCTGCGCCTGCTCCACCGTCTCGGCGACGATGAAGGCGACCGCGTCGCCGACATGCCGCACCGTGCCCTGCGCCAGGATCGGAAAGGGCGGCAGGATGCTCATCGAGCCGTCGATATTCTTGATCGGCACCCGGCAGGGAATGTCGCCGATGCCGTCCTTCGCGACATCCTCGCCGGTCAGAACCGCCAGCACACCGGGGGCGGCCTTCGCGGCGGACAGGTCGCCAATCGTGAAATTGGCATGGGCGAAGGGCGCGCGCAGCACGAAGCCGTGCGCCTCGCCGGGCAGGCGGATATCGTCAGTGTAGCGCCCCGTCCCGGTGATGAAGCGCTGGTCTTCCTTGCGCGTCATCGGCTGGCCGATCCCGAACTGACCCATCTGGATACTCCCTGGCTTTCTACGCGGTAACTGGCTGGAGGAACACGGCGCTGACGCCGGCCCGACTGGGTGGAACTGAAGCGATAATAGGCAAGCGGACGGGACCGTCAAACCCCGCCATGAAAAAGGCCGCACGAAGCGGCCTTTCCCGAAACAGTCAGAGCATGCGGTTTACCGCACCTCGATCTTCACGACCTCGTAGGATTTTGAGCCGCGCGGCGTCGTCACCTCGATGGTGTCGCCGACCGACTTGCCGATGATGGCGCGGGCCAGCGGGGCCTGGATCGACAGGCGGCCAGCGGAAACGTCGCTCTCCTCGGCACCGACGAGCGTATAGGTGGTCTCCTCGTCGGTATCCTCGTCCGCCAGCGTGACGGTGGTGCCGAAGGTCACCTTGTCGTCGGACAGCTTCGAGGGATCGATGATCTCGGCCCGCGAGATCTTGTCCTCCAGCTCCAGCACGCGGCCTTCGATGAAGCTCTGGCGTTCGCGCGCGGCGGCGTACTCGGCATTCTCGGAAAGATCGCCATGTTCGCGCGCCTCGGCGATGGCGCGGATCACCGCCGGCCGTTCCACCGATTTCAGCGTCTTCAGTTCCGCCACGAGACGTTCATAGCCTTCCGCGGTCGTCGGGATCTTTTCCATGTCCCCTCATCCCGTAAGCAAAAAAGTAAAGCGCGGGGCAAAACCGAAATGCCCGCGCGGTCAATATTTACCGCCCGGTCCCGACAGGGTCAGAACCTAGAACGAACCGGTAACATAGGATTGCAGCGGTGCCACTTCAATCCGCCCCGACCGCAGGGCTTCGATGGCTTGTACGGCTGCTCTCGCACCCTCCACGGTCGTGTAATAAGGAATATTGTGGGTCAGCGCGGTGCGGCGCAAGCTGAAACTGTCGGCGATGGCCTGGGCACCCTCGGTCGAGTTGAACACCAGATCGACATGGCCGCTCAGCATGTTGTCCACGATGTGCGGGCGTCCCTCCAGCACCTTCTTCACCCGATCAACCGTCAGCCCTTCCTGCTTGAAGTGGTTGGCGGTGCCGCTGGTGGCGATGATCTTGAAGCCGAAGGAGACCAGCTTCTTGGCAAGAATCGTGGCCAGCGGCTTGTCGTCGTCCTTCACCGAAATGAAGACCGTGCCGGACTGCGGCAGCTCCACGCCGGCGGCCAGCTGCGACTTCGCGAAGGCAAGGCCGAAATCCATGTCGATGCCCATCACCTCGCCGGTCGATTTCATCTCCGGGCCCAGGATCAGATCGACGCCGGGGAAGCGGGCGAAGGGGAATACAGCCTCCTTCACCGCTACATGCTTCAGCGGCCGGGTGGACAGGTTGAAGCCGGCCAGCTTCTCGCCCGCCATGACGCGCGAGGCGATCTTGGCGATGGGCACGCCGGTCGCCTTGGC
This genomic interval from Oceanibaculum indicum P24 contains the following:
- a CDS encoding MFS transporter, with the protein product MSEAVAGPAGSPSTLDRAYEFLSGDDAADRSCAAIPDSACTALPRNYLLNVANGACTKLAEQLASPGLVLPWVIGALGAPAFLVGLLQPVKQAGSLLPQLAAAGAIRRLARRKWAWVTAGITQAFCLLLMIPAALLLPPMAAGITIVALLALFSAASGVGSVAFQDVTGKTVPKGRRGRMLANRAAIGGALTLAAGIGLRWGLEGEAESLFPYLMLIGAAAILWALGALCFAAIAEEEGAKEGGQTPLDSFREGLHLMRDKPGFRKFLLARNLLLSVELAMPVYALHAQRTVGEGLGGLGLFVIAVGIAAIISSPFWGLFADRSSRLVMALSGLVATLAAFLALALPHLGDAYQTPAAYALVFVIIGIAEAGVRLGRKTYLVDGAPADQKGLYAAFSNTATGALTVIAGAVGASVLALGVDKAILLLGVLGVISALACARLPEADRMAA
- the greA gene encoding transcription elongation factor GreA, with amino-acid sequence MEKIPTTAEGYERLVAELKTLKSVERPAVIRAIAEAREHGDLSENAEYAAARERQSFIEGRVLELEDKISRAEIIDPSKLSDDKVTFGTTVTLADEDTDEETTYTLVGAEESDVSAGRLSIQAPLARAIIGKSVGDTIEVTTPRGSKSYEVVKIEVR
- the cysQ gene encoding 3'(2'),5'-bisphosphate nucleotidase CysQ, with protein sequence MSAPDLAALLGPVKQIAREAGEVILGFYRDGFSVEGKADGSPVTAADRAADDLIVACLREIAPDIPIVSEESHADGARPDVSGGRFWLVDPLDGTKEFVNRNGEFTVNIGLIDKGVPVLGVILVPVTGRLYWGAIGLGAGLETEAGSHAITARKAPQDGLTVAASRSHRNPALETYLATVPMKDQKVAGSSLKFCLVAEGEADLYPRTGPTSEWDTAAGHAIVLAAGGHVETMDGAPLAYGKPGFLNPEFVVRGKN
- the msrP gene encoding protein-methionine-sulfoxide reductase catalytic subunit MsrP, producing the protein MLIKRKKGWELPESAATPEALFRDRRRLMKGLAAGSILAAMPGLTACGSEAAPMKDPSASLYPAMRNLRYRVDREMTAEELATTYNNYYEFGSHKNIWRAAQSLPIRPWTVTLDGMVEKEQQIAIDDLLAMVKLEERVYRFRCVEAWAMTVPWTGFPMRRLVEIARPLSGAKYVRMETFKDPSIAPGQKQSWYPWPYVEGLTMAEATNELTLMATGIYGQPIPAQNGAPIRLITPWKYGFKQLKSIVRFTFTDERPKGFWEEIQGREYGFWANVNPEVPHPRWSQATERLLGPDTRVPTLLYNGYADFVADMYKGMEGERLFM
- a CDS encoding xanthine dehydrogenase family protein molybdopterin-binding subunit — its product is MGQFGIGQPMTRKEDQRFITGTGRYTDDIRLPGEAHGFVLRAPFAHANFTIGDLSAAKAAPGVLAVLTGEDVAKDGIGDIPCRVPIKNIDGSMSILPPFPILAQGTVRHVGDAVAFIVAETVEQAQDASELIEVEYDELPAIADTGRATAPDSPLVWPQAKNNLCFDWEMGDGKAAEANAAKAHHITRIRLVNNRLVVNSMEPRNAIGTYDAAKDSYELYTTSQGSHTLRGLLAENIFKVAPENIRVVTPDVGGGFGMKLFLYREHALTMYAAKKIGRPVRWVASRSDGFVSDTQGRDHVTEAALAMDKDGNFLALQVNITANLGAYLSNFSTYVPTMAGSNMYQGLYKTPAVHVHVQGVFTNTVPVDAYRGAGRPEAAYLVERLVDKAAREMGLSPDEIRRRNFIPPEAMPYSTALGDVYDSGEFTAHMELAMQKAGWDGIASRKAEARKRGKLRGIGMSTYVEACGGGSDETATVSVNEDGGATVLIGTQSNGQGHETAYAQIVSEHLGLPLDRITVKQGDTAEIATGRGTGGSRSVPVGGAALDGASLKLKEKAQKLAAHLLEAAEADIEFEDAVFTIAGTDRRMTLAEVATAASDPAKLPEGMEPGLKVENAWKPPAATFPNGTHICELDIDADTGTVEFVKYTVVDDFGKIINPLLLAGQVHGGVAQGIGQALYEHTIYDGDTGQLVTGSFMDYCMPRADQIPFVDFDMHNVPCTTNALGIKGCGEAGAIGAPPAVINALVDALQEYGVDHIDMPATAPVIWQKIQSGSAKAAA
- the parA gene encoding ParA family partition ATPase, whose product is MSARIITIAQQKGGAGKTTLAAHLAVAWAKAGRSVALLDIDPQASITAWADIRRALPDAPEQPDIRALTGWRVAGEVDKLKKQFDVLVIDSPPHAETEARVAVRVADLVVVPVQPSPMDLWATQATLDLARQEKTDVLLVLNRVPPRANLADVMEQAAAKLGVKLAKTRLGNRVALAAALLDGKGIAETAPSSVAGREIAALAKEIYKAAKN